One Oncorhynchus keta strain PuntledgeMale-10-30-2019 chromosome 22, Oket_V2, whole genome shotgun sequence DNA window includes the following coding sequences:
- the LOC118383721 gene encoding 5-hydroxytryptamine receptor 3A-like isoform X2 yields MAAKDFSKMESQRWWVSSHQVLFIICCIMVQAPCLRCKIVVNCTNPNTISLLAALENVMTLYSIRPVMNLSTPTNISMYFTLYGILGVEEKAQLLNTYIWLVKEWENEFFSWDPVQCGSANISLPRERFWSPDVVINEFMDENRAPIVPYVYIKHTGIVRDANPVRVVSSCNLEIYTFPFDVQNCTFTFRSYIHHVSDIRIILGKKVEDILKRSISVLSTEGEWELMDIKSSKFKLSTFNQGESNPYDELCFYIVLRRRATLYVVNLLIPSCFLITVDLFSFLLPPQNVDRSSFKMTLILGYSVFLLIVNDLLPVTGSTIPLINVFFAICLALMVASLLETILITNLLVAPCNFRPVPGWVRVLVLRFMGTLVWLPQKSREDKFILNPVARETDVKVCPLVTVERQVQTGKPGKMWAEAGDPALVELRNLGNELQSIRLQVAQHVDGNQISQDWMQVGYILDRLLFGIYCIFITFSFIVILSIWSNSYKQ; encoded by the exons CGCCATGCCTGAGATGTAAGATAGTGGTGAACTGCACCAACCCCAACACCATATCCCTTCTGGCTGCCCTGGAGAACGTCATGACATTGTACTCCATACGACCTGTCATGAACCTCTCAACCCCCACCAACATCAGCATGTACTTCACTCTCTACGGCATCCTGGGTGTG GAAGAAAAAGCACAACTGTTGAACACCTACATTTGGCTGGTGAAG GAATGGGAGAATGAATTTTTCAGCTGGGACCCAGTCCAATGCGGCTCTGCCAATATTTCTCTCCCCAGGGAAAGGTTCTGGTCACCAGATGTGGTAATCAATGAATT TATGGATGAAAACAGAGCTCCCATCGTCCCTTATGTGTACATTAAGCACACTGGTATAGTGCGAGACGCCAACCCTGTCAGAGTGGTTAGCTCCTGTAACCTGGAGATCTACACCTTCCCCTTTGACGTCCAGAACTGCACCTTCACCTTCAGATCCTACATCCACCACG TGTCGGACATAAGGATTATTTTAGGGAAGAAGGTGGAGGACATCCTGAAACGCTCCATTAGCGTGTTGTCCACCGAAGGGGAGTGGGAGCTGATGGACATCAAATCCAGCAAGTTCAAGTTATCAACATTCAATCAGGGAGAAAGTAACCCCTATGATGAGCTTTGCTTCTAT ATTGTCCTGAGGCGCAGAGCCACCCTCTACGTGGTGAACCTCCTGATCCCCAGCTGCTTTCTCATCACTGTGGATCTCTTCAGCTTCCTGCTGCCTCCCCAGAACGTGGACCGCTCCTCCTTCAAGATGACCCTAATTTTGGGCTACTCCGTCTTCCTGCTCATCGTGAATGACCTTCTTCCCGTCACAGGAAGCACCATTCCACTGATAA ATGTGTTCTTCGCCATCTGCTTGGCTCTGATGGTGGCCAGCCTGCTGGAGACTATTCTCATCACCAACCTCCTTGTCGCCCCCTGTAACTTCCGCCCAGTGCCTGGCTGGGTCCGAGTGCTCGTCCTGCGCTTCATGGGCACCCTCGTCTGGCTGCCTCAGAAATCCAGAGAGGACAAATTCATCCTCAATCCTGTTGCAAGAG AAACAGACGTGAAAGTCTGCCCTCTAGTGACGGTGGAGAGACAGGTTCAAACAGGAAAACCAGGGAAGATGTGGGCAGAGGCAGGCGATCCAGCCTTGGTGGAGCTGAGGAATCTGGGCAATGAGCTCCAGTCCATCCGCCTCCAGGTGGCCCAGCATGTGGACGGGAACCAGATCTCCCAGGACTGGATGCAGGTGGGCTACATCCTCGACCGGCTGCTGTTTGGCATCTACTGCATCTTCATCACCTTCAGCTTCATCGTCATCCTTAGCATCTGGAGTAATTCGTACAAACAGTGA